From Saimiri boliviensis isolate mSaiBol1 chromosome 9, mSaiBol1.pri, whole genome shotgun sequence, a single genomic window includes:
- the ZSWIM3 gene encoding zinc finger SWIM domain-containing protein 3: MELGSCFKTYEDFKECFSAYKRENRCSFILRDCVSVRFHNLNHGTSIREDILYVQVKFVCIRTQSNRKRTREADMCPAYLLLKYNERLDRLFISELNTQHIHGDSKVASPSEDTTGKSQKTMCLQRLQPVQPTTKKDLDTAEKSLVEPSFCLDKVQVSSKPEQEGITPSDLAKIAKVMKNFLKVDEGSMASFSVGDSQDLDRLSFQSSKMSDLFIRFPENLLLHRVENTQGHILYAFLVENKERESRVVHFAVLKAETATSVAKMLSIFTEFNSDWPKVKVVFVDPSFHHRAILQEIFPAARILLSIYHTTRLLEKKLHRSSANPSFKRLMKEALREAVFVTSEASLKNLCQMSQALLDEDLFNFLQAHWFTCELLWYMHVRKGLLACNTYMDSLDIVTSKVSSLFREQQSLLDCILCFVDYIDFFNTKGLKNLPTAPPKLKRARPASMPLKSKKGFGICGGSLNRLPVEETKPDPQQVHVQQQSQVLPSQVGMLDTLHQSGSELAYKLCHNEWEVVQNSTHLVDMAGSSVDVQLLEDSHQVSKDGCSCSCSFQQWYHLPCRHILALLHTSQQPVGEAMVCRRWQKKYQHLLGPNGELQDRGAVANTDQPEKQGRNDMIQDLSRELANLLMQTEGPELEERYSTLRKIVDIWADTSQPSEFLHQPGDFKDVGRLPFLWEKQEEEEGFPPAAAVMHY; encoded by the coding sequence GTATGTGCAGGTGAAATTTGTCTGTATTCGGACCCAGTCAAACAGGAAGAGAACACGGGAGGCAGACATGTGCCCAGCATACTTGCTCCTAAAGTACAACGAGAGACTAGATAGACTGTTTATCAGTGAACTAAACACACAGCACATACATGGTGACTCTAAAGTGGCTAGTCCTTCAGAAGACACCACTGGCAAATCTCAAAAGACAATGTGCCTGCAGAGACTCCAGCCTGTGCAGCCCACAACCAAAAAAGACCTTGACACTGCTGAGAAGTCCTTGGTGGAGCCATCGTTTTGCCTGGATAAGGTACAAGTGTCCTCAAAGCCAGAGCAGGAAGGCATCACTCCTTCCGACCTGGCCAAGATAGCAAAAGTGATGAAGAACTTCCTTAAGGTAGATGAGGGTTCCATGGCTTCCTTCAGTGTGGGTGACAGCCAAGACCTGGACCGGCTCAGCTTCCAGAGCAGTAAGATGAGCGACCTATTCATCCGCTTCCCAGAGAATCTCTTGCTACACCGGGTGGAGAACACCCAGGGCCACATCCTCTATGCTTTCTTGGTGGAGAACAAGGAACGAGAAAGTCGCGTGGTGCACTTTGCTGTGCTCAAGGCCGAGACAGCCACCTCTGTGGCCAAGATGCTGAGCATCTTCACAGAGTTCAACTCCGATTGGCCCAAGGTCAAGGTGGTCTTTGTGGACCCTTCATTCCATCACCGGGCTATCCTGCAGGAGATCTTTCCTGCGGCCCGCATCCTCCTTTCCATCTACCACACAACCCGACTCTTAGAGAAGAAGTTGCATCGTAGCTCAGCAAATCCATCCTTTAAAAGGCTCATGAAGGAAGCCCTGCGGGAGGCCGTGTTTGTCACTTCCGAAGCCAGCCTGAAAAATCTCTGCCAGATGTCCCAGGCCCTGCTAGATGAGGATCTCTTCAACTTCCTGCAGGCCCACTGGTTCACCTGTGAACTGCTGTGGTACATGCACGTTAGGAAGGGCCTGCTTGCATGTAATACCTACATGGACAGCCTAGACATTGTCACCAGCAAGGTGTCAAGCCTCTTTCGGGAACAGCAGTCCCTGTTGGACTGTATCCTCTGCTTTGTGGATTACATAGACTTCTTTAATACCAAAGGCTTGAAGAATTTGCCCACAGCTCCTCCCAAGTTAAAGAGAGCTCGGCCAGCAAGCATGCCACTGAAGTCCAAGAAGGGTTTTGGAATCTGCGGAGGGAGCCTCAACAGGCTCCCTGTAGAAGAGACCAAGCCAGACCCACAGCAGGTGCATGTGCAGCAGCAGTCACAGGTGCTGCCCTCTCAGGTTGGCATGCTAGACACCTTGCACCAGAGTGGCTCCGAACTAGCCTACAAGCTGTGCCACAATGAGTGGGAGGTGGTACAGAACTCCACCCACCTGGTGGACATGGCTGGCTCTTCCGTGGATGTTCAGCTACTAGAGGACTCTCACCAGGTTAGCAAAGACGGCTGTAGCTGCAGCTGTTCCTTTCAGCAGTGGTACCACCTGCCATGCCGACACATTTTGGCTCTGCTGCACACCAGCCAGCAGCCAGTTGGGGAAGCCATGGTGTGCCGCCGGTGGCAAAAGAAGTACCAGCACCTCCTTGGGCCCAATGGGGAGCTCCAGGATCGTGGTGCAGTTGCAAACACAGACCAGCCTGAGAAGCAAGGACGGAATGACATGATTCAGGACCTGAGCAGGGAGTTAGCAAACCTGCTCATGCAGACTGAGGGGCCAGAGCTGGAAGAACGCTACTCCACCCTGCGCAAGATTGTGGATATCTGGGCTGACACCTCCCAGCCATCTGAGTTCCTTCATCAGCCAGGAGACTTTAAGGACGTGGGCCGCCTGCCTTTCCTCTGGGAAAagcaagaagaggaggagggattcCCTCCTGCTGCAGCTGTGATGCATTATTGA